One segment of Rhodopirellula baltica SH 1 DNA contains the following:
- a CDS encoding ACT domain-containing protein yields the protein MPGITDLQTLLETLQPVLDDHDYVFVSRPGKRMADAMDLPALAAMEEPEGLTLVVKKEDADTAGIEYESIFRMITLRVHSSLEAVGLTATIATALAEQGISANVIAGFYHDHIFVPSVRAHDAIGVLENVKSLSTQLRAD from the coding sequence ATGCCAGGAATCACCGACTTGCAAACTCTCCTCGAAACCTTGCAACCCGTGCTTGATGACCACGACTATGTCTTCGTGTCTCGACCTGGGAAACGCATGGCGGATGCAATGGACTTGCCTGCCTTGGCCGCAATGGAAGAGCCGGAGGGTTTGACTCTCGTGGTGAAAAAGGAGGATGCTGATACCGCGGGCATCGAATACGAAAGCATTTTTCGGATGATCACGTTGCGGGTGCATTCCAGTCTCGAAGCAGTGGGACTGACGGCAACAATCGCGACAGCCCTCGCTGAACAAGGCATCAGCGCAAACGTGATAGCAGGCTTCTATCACGATCACATCTTCGTCCCATCCGTTCGTGCCCACGACGCAATCGGTGTCCTGGAAAACGTCAAGAGCTTGTCCACACAACTTCGCGCAGACTAG
- a CDS encoding sulfatase family protein, translating into MHKLFAFWISLIWLSMAIVSAADMPADASRPNIIVFYTDDHGHADLSCQGVLTDIKTPNVDALAKSGVLARNGYSTAPQCVPSRAGLLIGKFQSKFGVEANGASLEGFNSELTIAERLQKAGYVTAQFGKWHLGPGNRITDHGFKHVFNQNSGASFSANIDSDGHDREMSSLRPEMYHIDGCSKAAASIIDRYNDDPFFLYVAYRAPHVPLDAPRKYLDRFPGEMPERRRQALAMLSAVDDGVGLITDTLAKNNLTEKTLIFYIGDNGAPLKIHKLDAPGGGPGWDGSLNDPLNGEKGMLSEGGMHVPFVISWPGKIPAGQVYDHPISALDVAATTAAIANIPAQPDDFDGVNLVPFLTGEKSDAPHEFLAWRWIAQAAIREGDWKLLRGGDREYLYNLENDLEEQTNLAAKHPKVARRLREKLSIWADKLDPPGLASGDMSKAANDYFDFYLDGKPASPLPQKFQPKSGNPKPSDEPDRAVSSWLTRGGTMSVTEDGWRITPHNPGSAQAPFITKNGLSLNGPVSVVLTLKPAASGAVGIAWRTSTDKKFTANNRLDVDVADTTGFQTIHTNLPSDSKIIHVRIQLPPGISSIQSIELKPAGGKLVTLK; encoded by the coding sequence ATGCACAAGCTCTTCGCGTTTTGGATTTCACTCATTTGGCTCTCGATGGCAATCGTCAGTGCAGCCGACATGCCGGCCGATGCGTCGAGGCCAAACATCATTGTGTTTTACACCGACGATCACGGTCACGCTGATTTGTCTTGCCAAGGCGTCCTGACTGATATCAAGACGCCTAACGTCGACGCGTTAGCAAAGAGTGGTGTCCTCGCGCGGAATGGCTACAGCACCGCGCCGCAATGTGTTCCCTCACGTGCCGGTCTGCTGATTGGCAAGTTTCAGTCCAAATTTGGTGTTGAAGCCAACGGCGCTTCGCTGGAAGGTTTCAACAGTGAATTGACGATCGCCGAGCGTCTGCAAAAAGCTGGCTACGTCACCGCTCAATTCGGAAAGTGGCATCTCGGTCCTGGCAACCGAATCACCGATCACGGTTTCAAGCACGTTTTCAATCAAAACAGTGGAGCGTCCTTTTCGGCCAACATTGATTCAGACGGTCACGATCGCGAGATGTCTAGCTTGCGTCCTGAGATGTACCACATCGATGGATGCAGCAAAGCGGCAGCATCGATTATCGATCGCTACAACGACGATCCATTCTTTCTGTATGTTGCTTACCGAGCACCTCACGTGCCCTTGGATGCCCCAAGAAAATACCTCGATCGATTCCCGGGCGAGATGCCGGAGCGACGGCGACAAGCCTTGGCGATGCTGTCAGCGGTGGACGATGGCGTTGGTCTGATCACCGACACACTGGCGAAGAACAACCTTACCGAAAAAACGTTGATCTTCTACATCGGTGACAACGGTGCGCCGTTGAAAATTCACAAACTCGACGCACCCGGTGGCGGCCCCGGATGGGACGGATCATTGAACGATCCACTCAATGGCGAAAAGGGCATGCTCTCGGAAGGTGGAATGCACGTTCCTTTTGTCATTTCTTGGCCGGGGAAGATCCCGGCCGGTCAAGTCTATGATCACCCGATCAGCGCACTCGATGTCGCAGCGACCACCGCAGCGATAGCAAACATTCCCGCCCAGCCCGATGACTTTGACGGTGTCAACTTGGTCCCATTTCTCACCGGCGAAAAAAGTGATGCACCGCATGAGTTTCTTGCCTGGCGTTGGATTGCCCAAGCGGCGATTCGCGAAGGAGACTGGAAGTTGCTTCGCGGCGGTGACCGCGAGTACTTGTACAACCTTGAGAATGATCTCGAGGAGCAAACCAATCTCGCTGCCAAACATCCCAAGGTTGCCAGGCGGCTTCGAGAAAAGCTCTCAATCTGGGCAGACAAACTCGATCCACCTGGACTCGCCAGTGGCGACATGTCCAAGGCAGCCAATGACTACTTCGACTTCTATCTCGACGGAAAACCGGCCTCTCCGCTGCCGCAAAAGTTCCAGCCGAAGTCTGGAAACCCAAAACCGTCCGACGAGCCAGACCGTGCCGTGTCATCATGGCTGACTCGTGGCGGCACAATGTCAGTCACAGAAGACGGTTGGAGGATAACGCCGCATAACCCAGGTTCTGCGCAAGCTCCTTTTATCACCAAGAACGGTTTGAGCCTCAACGGCCCCGTGTCCGTCGTCCTGACCTTGAAACCGGCGGCATCCGGAGCGGTCGGCATCGCGTGGCGAACCTCAACAGACAAGAAGTTCACGGCAAACAATCGCCTGGATGTCGATGTCGCAGACACGACTGGATTCCAGACGATTCACACCAATTTGCCCAGTGACTCCAAGATCATTCACGTTCGTATCCAACTACCGCCCGGCATCTCATCGATTCAGTCAATTGAGCTGAAGCCGGCCGGCGGAAAATTGGTCACACTGAAATAG
- a CDS encoding S9 family peptidase, with protein MQSSLKVVTYLFAAALTFATNTFYTAAQSADSHSTSTSELLEKSRPRLEGIYANGEMRAKDFRAEWLLDSTGYVVREKAIDSGESVQAIYDMVTGERTVATSEVETTSRDPMLSPDGTSVLKKQRRGWGIRDLTSGETRPLLKPDEAGDIHYQDLSWSPDGKRILFVESNSNEVRLRNVLVPDDPSYPGVSKTRFARVGTKIPELRVGVVDSSGEDVHSVTWLPIEFPEDGGYFGEVSWAGNSEEILVERLSRFRDKREFLLARVDGVVSTILEETNEAWAVGSHGINSGVKWIDGGKNFVFLSEKDGWRQAFAIDRDGKNERLLTPGDYDIIDRAESGDVVDEDGGWYYFYASPDNGTQRYLFRVPLDGTGTLERITGKDQAGWHSYQFSPDRKWAVHTYSTVNSPPVVDLVTIPEHRSIRILESNEELRTKVRKTITRPTEFVQLRLSDEVTVDASVTKPSDFDESKRYPVFVYVYGEPYLQTVLDRWGAAQIDFLRTIADLGYITVSIDNRGTPAPKGAAWRRSIFGSLGPLSTEEQAAAIQELGRTRSYVDLSRVGIWGWSGGGSNTLNALFRKPDVYHLGIAVVPKPQPHLYNAWFQEIYMRTPEVNAEGYARSAPLGFADGLKGKLLIVTGSGETNTHIQIIEGLVDRLIELGKPFDYMVYPNRDHGLREGKGSEVHVRMLITRYLLENLPPGPRPLSSQAG; from the coding sequence ATGCAATCAAGTTTGAAGGTTGTCACCTATTTGTTTGCTGCAGCGTTAACGTTTGCTACAAACACGTTTTATACTGCGGCACAATCAGCCGACTCACATTCGACCAGCACGTCGGAACTACTCGAGAAGTCACGTCCACGATTGGAAGGCATCTACGCAAACGGCGAGATGCGTGCCAAGGACTTCCGAGCCGAATGGCTTTTGGATAGCACGGGGTATGTTGTTCGCGAGAAAGCCATCGATTCAGGCGAGTCTGTTCAAGCGATCTACGACATGGTAACAGGGGAACGGACCGTAGCGACGTCGGAAGTCGAGACCACATCGCGTGATCCAATGCTGTCGCCGGACGGTACCAGTGTGCTGAAGAAGCAGCGAAGAGGGTGGGGCATTCGAGATCTGACGAGCGGCGAGACACGTCCGCTTTTGAAGCCGGACGAAGCCGGCGATATCCATTATCAAGATCTGAGTTGGAGTCCGGACGGGAAGCGAATCCTGTTTGTCGAATCCAATTCGAACGAAGTGCGACTTCGCAATGTGCTGGTTCCCGATGATCCTTCATATCCCGGAGTTAGCAAAACCCGGTTTGCTCGCGTCGGGACGAAAATCCCGGAACTGAGAGTAGGAGTGGTCGATTCTAGCGGTGAAGACGTTCACTCGGTGACCTGGTTGCCGATTGAATTTCCGGAAGATGGCGGCTACTTCGGTGAAGTCTCTTGGGCGGGGAATTCTGAGGAAATCCTGGTCGAAAGGCTGAGCCGTTTCCGCGACAAGCGTGAGTTCCTTTTAGCTCGAGTCGACGGTGTTGTGTCCACCATTCTCGAAGAGACCAATGAAGCTTGGGCGGTGGGGAGCCATGGGATCAATTCCGGTGTCAAATGGATCGATGGCGGAAAGAACTTTGTATTTCTGAGTGAGAAAGATGGATGGCGTCAGGCATTCGCTATCGATCGCGATGGCAAGAACGAACGACTGCTGACTCCCGGCGATTACGACATCATTGATCGTGCAGAGTCCGGAGATGTCGTTGATGAGGACGGCGGTTGGTATTACTTCTACGCTTCACCGGACAACGGAACACAACGGTATCTTTTTCGCGTTCCTTTGGATGGGACGGGAACGTTGGAACGGATCACGGGCAAAGATCAAGCTGGCTGGCATAGCTACCAGTTTTCGCCAGATCGCAAATGGGCCGTTCACACTTATTCGACCGTCAATTCGCCGCCGGTCGTGGATTTGGTCACCATCCCAGAGCACCGCTCGATCCGAATCCTAGAGAGCAATGAAGAACTTCGGACCAAGGTGCGTAAGACCATCACGCGACCAACTGAATTTGTCCAATTGCGACTTTCGGACGAAGTGACTGTCGATGCAAGCGTGACCAAGCCCAGCGATTTCGATGAGTCGAAACGCTACCCAGTGTTTGTTTATGTGTACGGCGAGCCCTATCTGCAGACTGTGCTTGATCGTTGGGGAGCCGCCCAGATCGATTTTCTTCGCACGATCGCCGATTTGGGTTACATCACTGTTTCGATTGACAACCGTGGGACTCCCGCTCCCAAAGGTGCGGCGTGGAGGAGAAGCATTTTCGGAAGTTTAGGACCGTTGTCGACTGAAGAACAAGCCGCCGCGATTCAGGAACTCGGTCGCACTCGATCTTACGTTGACCTATCTCGCGTCGGCATATGGGGATGGAGTGGAGGTGGTTCCAACACGCTCAACGCATTGTTCCGCAAGCCCGACGTTTATCACCTCGGGATCGCGGTCGTTCCCAAGCCGCAACCACATCTCTACAACGCTTGGTTCCAAGAAATCTACATGCGGACTCCGGAGGTCAACGCGGAGGGATACGCGCGCTCGGCGCCATTGGGTTTTGCAGACGGCCTGAAAGGCAAATTGCTGATCGTCACTGGATCCGGTGAAACCAACACGCATATCCAAATCATTGAAGGTTTAGTCGATCGATTGATCGAACTGGGCAAACCTTTCGATTACATGGTTTACCCCAACCGTGATCACGGTCTTCGTGAAGGAAAGGGATCCGAGGTCCACGTTCGAATGTTGATCACGCGTTACCTGCTGGAAAACTTGCCGCCGGGGCCTCGCCCACTATCAAGCCAAGCAGGGTAG